The following proteins are co-located in the Spinactinospora alkalitolerans genome:
- a CDS encoding TetR/AcrR family transcriptional regulator, which yields MNAREPRRRRPQGRQELFQKAAELFATNGYHGTAMSDLEHATGLGRGSIYHYVTSKDDLLYEITTQYLVRLITAGEDLLAQELPVEERLRRFSRKVVRVIVNHQPEMTVCFRDMHEVPEPMRAEVLSLHQRYEHIWAQILKRGQDAGLFRTADTVTVKAVLGLHHYAYLWIQSDGRLSPEEIADVFVDFTLSGITRTDRR from the coding sequence ATGAACGCGCGAGAGCCCCGGCGCCGCAGACCGCAAGGCCGGCAGGAACTGTTCCAGAAGGCGGCCGAGCTCTTCGCCACCAACGGCTACCACGGCACCGCCATGAGCGACCTGGAGCACGCCACGGGCCTGGGACGGGGAAGCATCTACCACTACGTCACCAGTAAGGACGACCTGCTCTACGAGATCACCACGCAGTACCTCGTGCGGCTCATCACGGCCGGGGAAGACCTCCTGGCCCAGGAACTCCCGGTCGAGGAGCGACTACGCCGGTTCTCTCGCAAGGTCGTGCGTGTCATCGTCAACCATCAGCCCGAAATGACCGTGTGCTTCCGTGACATGCATGAGGTGCCCGAGCCGATGCGGGCCGAGGTGCTGAGTCTGCACCAGCGCTACGAACACATCTGGGCACAGATCCTTAAGCGGGGACAGGACGCCGGTCTCTTCCGGACCGCGGACACCGTCACCGTCAAGGCAGTCCTGGGCCTGCATCATTACGCGTACCTGTGGATACAGTCCGACGGACGGTTGTCCCCCGAGGAGATCGCCGACGTCTTCGTCGACTTCACCCTGTCCGGTATCACACGCACCGATCGACGGTAG
- a CDS encoding short-chain fatty acid transporter, with product MASEERGEGRSQETVPAAGDSFSRVDAVMRPLNVVVERFIPSAFVFAVVLTAIVAVAALLVTDAGPKGVLVGWGEGFAGLLEFTMQMVLILLLGHMLAHTRPARRILVRLSGLPRSTGQAYVFVVVLTSIASLISWGLGLVVGALLAKEVARQGRGRGLRLHFPLLVAAGYSGWVVWHMGYSGSASLTAATEDSFAADMTGSVVPMSQTTFSVWNMVGVVVAVVLVATTIYLLRPRTGGRIIEVVTEESDEIYTRGEVSTPAERVDNSRVPTFVVGFPLAVYIVVHFVDGGALTLDIVNWTFMCAILLLVRNSNELIALIRNSARNVGEVAFQYPLYAGILGIMASTGLMAWVTDRFVDISGPHSFGVIALLSAGLVNIAVPSGGGQFAVQGPVLLETAQELGVDPSIAVMAVAYGDQWTNMIQPFWALPLLAIAGLRIRDILGYTSIVFVVSGISFASTLLVASYIV from the coding sequence GTGGCGAGTGAAGAGCGGGGCGAAGGGAGATCACAAGAGACCGTTCCGGCGGCCGGTGATTCCTTTTCACGGGTGGACGCGGTGATGCGGCCGCTGAACGTCGTCGTCGAACGGTTCATCCCCAGCGCTTTCGTCTTCGCGGTGGTTCTGACGGCGATCGTTGCCGTCGCGGCGCTGCTGGTGACCGATGCCGGACCCAAGGGTGTGCTGGTCGGCTGGGGCGAGGGGTTCGCGGGTCTCCTCGAGTTCACCATGCAGATGGTGCTGATCCTGCTGCTGGGGCACATGCTGGCGCATACCCGCCCTGCGCGCCGGATACTGGTGCGTCTTAGCGGACTGCCGAGGTCGACCGGGCAAGCGTATGTGTTCGTCGTCGTCCTCACCTCGATTGCCTCGCTCATCTCCTGGGGGCTCGGGCTTGTCGTCGGCGCGCTCCTCGCCAAGGAGGTCGCGCGGCAAGGCAGGGGACGGGGGTTGCGTCTGCATTTCCCGTTGCTGGTGGCGGCGGGCTACTCCGGCTGGGTGGTCTGGCACATGGGGTACTCGGGCTCCGCATCGCTCACCGCGGCAACCGAAGACTCCTTCGCCGCCGACATGACCGGGTCAGTCGTCCCGATGTCTCAGACCACGTTCAGCGTGTGGAACATGGTCGGCGTCGTCGTGGCCGTCGTTCTGGTGGCGACCACGATCTATCTGCTTCGTCCGCGGACTGGCGGGCGAATCATCGAGGTCGTTACCGAGGAATCGGACGAGATCTACACCCGTGGCGAGGTGTCCACGCCGGCGGAACGAGTCGATAACAGCCGCGTCCCCACGTTCGTCGTCGGGTTCCCGCTCGCGGTCTACATTGTTGTGCACTTCGTTGACGGTGGCGCGCTGACCCTCGACATCGTCAACTGGACGTTCATGTGCGCGATCCTGTTGCTGGTGCGGAACAGCAACGAGCTGATCGCGCTGATCCGTAACTCCGCGCGCAACGTTGGCGAGGTCGCCTTTCAGTACCCGCTCTACGCTGGAATCTTGGGAATTATGGCATCCACGGGCCTGATGGCCTGGGTGACGGATCGCTTCGTGGACATCTCGGGACCACACAGTTTCGGTGTTATCGCTTTGCTGTCCGCTGGGCTGGTCAACATTGCCGTTCCGTCCGGGGGTGGTCAGTTCGCGGTCCAGGGACCGGTCCTTCTCGAAACCGCCCAAGAGCTGGGGGTCGACCCGTCGATAGCCGTGATGGCGGTCGCGTACGGGGACCAGTGGACTAACATGATCCAGCCGTTCTGGGCGCTGCCGCTGTTGGCTATCGCCGGGCTGAGGATCCGAGACATCCTGGGCTACACGTCCATTGTCTTCGTGGTCTCCGGAATTTCCTTCGCCTCGACGCTGCTCGTCGCCAGCTACATTGTCTGA